CCGCGACGCCGTCAATCTCCGCGGCTGGACCCTGCGCGATGAGGACGGCAACCGCTACCGCTTCGACAACGTCCGTATCAACGGCCGCGCCACCATCCGCATCCACACCGGCACCGGCCACGACACCCGCACCGACCTGTTCCAAAACCGCCGCGACTACATCTGGGACAACCACGGCGACACCGCCACGCTGCGCGATGACCGCGGCCGCACGGTCGACACCGAGTCCTGGGGCCGTCGCCACCACTGACCGGTGTCCGGGTGTGGGCGGCCGCCTGGACGGCGGGCGACCGCCCACACCGCACATCACAGGGCGAGCCGGCCAGCCCGGGTAACGGAGCAGGGCAGTACCGGCTGCGGGGCTGGCCGGAAGCCAGGGGTACGCCCGTGGGGTCGGGCGCTGGCCGTCACAGGGTCGAGGATGGGCGACGAGAGGGTGAGGCCCGGGAGTCAGGGGGGAAGGGTGACTGCCCGGGCCGGTGTCGCCTACCGCGGGGGAGCGGTGTGCATTGCGTCGCGACACCCGGAGGAACGATTCGCCAGCCGGGAGGTAACGACCCTGCCGTGTCAGGTCGGCGCACCGGCCGCCTTCGAAGGGGTGTCCCTTCCCGCATCACTGCTCGGGCCCTGGTCTGGTGGTGGTTGGGTGTGGGGGTGGATGCGTGGTGGGTGGAT
The sequence above is a segment of the Streptomyces sp. NBC_00539 genome. Coding sequences within it:
- a CDS encoding lamin tail domain-containing protein, with translation MSSASSVRRIAATVLAAGALVGAAALPATAQDRDHGRHSRVEISRVQADSPGRDDRSNRSLNAEWVEITNTTRDAVNLRGWTLRDEDGNRYRFDNVRINGRATIRIHTGTGHDTRTDLFQNRRDYIWDNHGDTATLRDDRGRTVDTESWGRRHH